The genomic segment TCCAATGTAATAtcacagcgctgcacaatatgttgacaTTCTACAAATACAGgttaaaaataataatctatAAATTCAGCCTGATCTGTTGTAAGGTTGGGAAGATCGAGGTTGTTGAAATATTTCTCACCGATTTTCTCCAGAACAAGGGGTGGTTTGGCATACAGATTTTGATAAAAGGTAGCAAATATATTAACTGTCGTTTGTGGCTTTCCTGTAAAAGAGCGATGGTGATTCCTAATTCTTTGTATCGAGAGGGGTTTGTCTTGCTCATCCAGTTTATGGGTTAGCATTCAACCAGACTTGTCTAGCCAACAGTATAGTTTATGTCTGGCCCATCGTAGTGTTCTTTTATTGTAAGGGGTCATTAGTAAATCTTAATCCCTCTGCAATTGGTAAATTTGAACATGTTAGGTTTCTGTAGCAGTACATACATATATTGCCATGTGTATAATTAGTAGCGGCAGTATTAACACTTATAGCAATGGTAACAATAGTAACAATggtaacaatggaaacaatagtaattaTGTTAGCAATGGTAACTAAGAAAACAACAGTAACTATGGCAGCAATGGTAACTaaggaaacaatagtaactatggcagcaatggtaactatggaaacaatagtaactatggcaGCAATGATAAATATCGGCCCATCCTACGGCACTAACCATCACAATATGCTATAAATTGAAGATCCCTTGTGAGTAGCTCCTGCTATTACCTTACTCTGTGAAACGAACGTATTACACTAGATACCTTATTTTCCATTTAGGCACTTGGGCAAAAAACGGATTATACCCTAGCGCACTGAATATCACACAGTAAGTacatgtttggggaatagcagggggtgaggagggagttagtgagagttgaaatgtgagcatattgtgatcaaaGAGGGGAAATGGtcagttagtaaaattggtggttgaacagagtctggtaaatatgagatccagagcattaccattggagttacgactgctttctaaactaaggtctgttgggcttaatgaagtcgtttgcacgtggataggaaactggctacaggatcgggtacagagggtggttgttaatgggacattctctacttggagtaaagttcttagtggggtcccccagggctcagtattgggtccacttttatttaacttgttcattaatgacttaggggagggtgttgtaagtaatgtatcagtgtttgcagatgacacaaaattatccagcccaattaattccatccaggatgtggcatccttgcaacatgatcttgacaaactggcaatctgggcagctaagtggcaaatgagattcaatgttgataaatgtaaagtcatgcacctgggatgtaaaaatatccaagccacttatacccttaatgggactgcactaggcaaatccattatggaaaaggaccttggagtccttgtagatgataaacttgtctgtagcaagcaatgccagtcagcagcatcaagggcaaataaggtcttgagctgtaaaaggggcatagagtcaagggaggagggggtcattcttccactttatagagcacttgtaaggccccatctagaatatgccgtacagttttggtctccatcactcaaacaggacattattgtattagagagggtacagagaagggcaactaagctggtaaaaggtattgaaaatcttagctatgaggaaagactggccaaattggagatgttcacgctggagaagaggcgcttaaggggtgatatgatgactatgtataaatatataaggggatcatataataatctctctaatgctttatttaccagtaggtctttccagctgacacgaggtcacccattccgattagaagaaaagaggttccgcctaaatattcggaaggggttttttacagtgagagctgtgaagatgtggaattctctccctgaatcagttgtacaggctgatacattagatagctttaagaaggggttggatgggaatacagggttatgggaaatagctcatagtccaagttgatccagggactagtccgattgccattttggagtcaggaaggaatttttccccctctaaggcaaattggagaggcttcagatgggttttttttgccttactctggatcaactggcagataggtagttaattaaaaaaaaaaaaaaaaaaaggttgaactcgatggacatgtcttttttcaaccttacttactatgttactatgagtgagagggggagtctgagtaCAAAGATAGGCCTAGgtaggaggttagtgaaagaagtctagagacagaagggttgttaatgttgttaacgggtatattaaactcacctaatatgatggatgggatgttagatgagagaaagtaaggaagccaggcagcaaagttgtccagaaattgtgcagttggtcctggtggtcgatatatgacagcaatgcagagtgaaacaggagaaaagagcatAATGCAGTGaacctcaaatgaggagaatgataggaaaggaacaggtggaagaacttaaAAAGTAcagtggggagagagaagcaaacctaccccacctccaggtctgttaccaggccttggagtatgagtaaggtgtaggcccccataggacagggcagcaggtgaggaaGTGTCAGTAgcagaaagccaggtttcagtaactgtgagtaggttaaaggaatttgcaatgaaatggttgtgtatatcggtgagtttgttgcaaacagatctggcattccagagcacaggaaagattaactgggtttttgggtataggaataAGAGTTCTGTACTCTTGGAATTTGCACCGAAGAGAAGGAGCCTGTGACCGTGTTATAACTGGGATgtggtaagggccagggtttggggaaatgtccccagctgccagtaatagaaaggggagatagactaagtgagagcaggatttgtaagttcttagtttatatgaaaaagaggagtttcaTGGGGTAGCTTAACAGagaactttataaacttcatgtgtggagagggaaggagaggagagtagagaggctgcgatttgtatagaactgggacttGATGGGGGatgtagtgaaaaatgttttatgaagcatgagagtgtaAGGAGGAGAAACACAGGTTAAAGCATGTTTggaataagaagtaacaaactggcaggtacaaacaaatctgtgttcTTCTTATCACAGCTGGTTCAAAATTGATAGAAGATAATCCGGTTCATtttgccttgtccaactgccttgtccaactgccatttctaagcacttgtgaaatattggCACTTAGCaaatgttagcactcgtgccatcccctatactgggtctgaatttatatgtagctgattgggaaaaccagagcctaattgactaattaatcaattaaccagctagcaaagggcagaattttacagacaccagaaccaggtttggggctataaaaatatctcttgttcactgaggagtggacacagatgtgtgcttgagaTATTTATAAAAGAACTAAAGCAGAATAGGCCTAACAGACAGAAGTTATTGAGGTTAACAGATACAAGTATTGATATAAGCTGTGTTGCCAGAATAAGCAGTATATAGCAGTTGCAAGTATATGGATAAGCTGTGTtgcctgtaggaatgagaagagacaggagttagttccatggaactgccttgtataactgccatttctaagcacttatgaaatattagcacttaggaaatgttagcactcgtgccatgcccctgACACTAGTCAGTTACTAATGCAGTTACTTACACATTCGTACATATATTCATGCAAGTCCTCGGATTTAGAAGTTTCATATTAGTATTCATTTTTAGAATGACATAAATTGAtctattctaagcaaattttcaatttacAGCACTCTGGAAAATATTGGGGCTTtataattaaacaattatttttggtATACACTTGCTGATTTCTAAAAACACAGAGGACTTAGTTACATACTTGGTTGAAAAGACAATAGTCCATCAAgcacaacccctccaaatgaacccccaGTGCgatcatattatatatactgtgtatttatacacGTACACACATCTATACAGTTTAGCGGCACAGTTTTATTTACTTGGAAGGTATTTTGGGACATAGCAGTAGGATGTCAATGTTTACTGGTCCTGGTTTGAAAGTATGTCTTGAACTCAGCATCACCTCTTGGGAATGTGTAATGGGGGAGTGTCAGATATAATTTTGCATGTTGGGGGTAATTTTGACAAGGTGACTATTCTTTTAAGAAAGGTGACATTTTAAAGGAATGGAATAGAGCTCAGAAGATGATTGTAGTTTGGTGTGCAAGGGCGGCAAGTCCTATAAGTCCATGTAAAGAACGAGGGACATAGCAATGGTGACATTTGTACATTTACGGGGGGAATAGTTATTGTGCACAAACTACCTAAACAAAATGCTGGAGCATACATGACAAAGGAtggcatgcatttaaatgaagGAGAGAAACATTGTATGAGTTTTGAAGTTGGCCTGCAGGTGTGGAGCGGTATGTGGATGTAAGGGGTCAGGTCTGGATGCAATACAAATAATATTTGGAATGTAGAAGTTAGTCATCTTGGTCATTCAGCTTGTATCTGTTTGCCCTATGGGCCTCTCTAAGAGCAAAGGGGCGGTGTAGTTTGACAGATACATATGTACCCCTGATACTCACCATGCTGCAGGTAGACTAAGCCTCTGGTTGCTGGTATGGATTCTATACCCGtgcattatttttatgtttatttctattgttatttgtatgcaaataataataaaatgttcatgATTACATGTTTTTAATAAAGCTATGGTCAAAATATCATTCCAGTGGAAATCTAATAGTATGGTAGTCTGTTATTTCTAGACCATGGTTAAGGTGGGGGTAGTAAGTCGGGAATTTGCCCCTGCCTTTGTCAAGTTTTTACCTATAAACAACAAGATTGCAAGGATGTATCTTTTGCCGCCTGTATTTTGCACAAGCTATCACTATAAATATGTCTTAATTTAATAGTTTCCACGGGTTAGTGGAAACCAAGTATAAAAACAGAAACTGATGCTGTAAATATATGATTACTGTCTAATGATATCAAATATTGCAAAGGCTACATAAATGTGCATGTAGTATGTCTCTAAATAGGCTCTTACAAATATTGATGTTTCCATCTACATTTGTAAGCATCAGATACATACTGCCATGCATATTTACACTGTATACAGCAAAAGACTATTAGGTGTGATTGCCAAAGTTTCCGTCCTTCAATGTAATACAAATCATATCTTGtaagtttacttttatttttattcatataaacacatttaaaatctcTTAAAACATTTCCATAACACGACGGAAAGAGCCGACCTTTGCGGTCATGGAGCCCCAATCAGTAAATCTCTTATATTGTCCAGGTCTTAGGAGATACTGCTTTCCTCTGTAGTTGGGAAGCTCATAGAAGATCCAGTGGCCATCAAGCACAGTGCAAGAATAGATGTCATGAGAGCAGAAGCGATCATAAACATTAGGACAATCTTCTATAAACTCCATCATTTCTCCTTTGCTGTCATCCATTTCATAAACCTTTATTTTATGTCCATCAGAACTCAGGTTCTACAGCAGCAAGCATAGTATTACATACATGTCAAATatgtaaaagattattttttacacttttgcaTTTAAGTATTACGTCCAATGGCATAGCTAAGGGgcttgcccccccccctaaaatttTCCCCAGCCCCCACTGGAAATTACGGGTGACCCACAATTTCGCAAACATTGTGGGTCACCCACGTGCCCTGTTCTCCACTAATTACCTTTTTGTCTTTGCTGGAAGTTATTGTAGTTCAATGAGTTTTATTTAGGAAGCCTCAGAAAATTAAGCAAAATTTAAAACCCTAGAcaccttttcctttatttcttgaTAATTTCTTACTTGGGCCATAAATCAAAACATTCCCATTCACagcaatggaatggaaaggaatgtaAGGAAAtactttgtgttttgtttttacattcaTTCTTTATCCATTCCCTGTAAGACTTGAAAGTGCTTGAGAATGAATAAAAGACAAAAGGTATTCCATGCAGCTTCTGCATTGGAATCACTTTGATGTGATATCAAAATAAATGTTGCAGTGTGGGCTTCTGTATCCCCCCTTTCATGCAAATGTAattaaacatatactgtaagaaTCATGtccaataataaaagttaacttgcaTGACTGAAGTGTACAATTGATCTCTAATAGTAAAAAAGAGATACCTAAGCTcacaataaacatatattttaaacGACATAATGGATGAAAGGACCTAATTGCTgtatattaatactgtatatctataaagCCTATTATCAAATGAATGATACTCACTTCTGAGATCAATCGGCATGACCTGATGGAATCATTAAGTCCCTGCCACTGCAGGAAGTCAGGGTACTCCCCTCTTTTAAGGAAGTACTGATGTCCCATGTAATTGGGGCGCTCATATATCATCCAGCAGCCATTTTCTACTCTGATAGAGTTACAGGCATTGAAATGAGGCTGCAGATCTGGGTTGTCATTTGTACACTCGTAGGAAAGGCCTTGGAAGTTTCTAGCCTCGTAGAAACTGATCTaggattaaaaaatatatattcaaacatGTTTAAAGACATAGGATCTGTGATGGTATACTAAAGTCCATATTGAGCTATCATGGCACATTAAACAAAATATCTATCTGTTATAAAAATGCATGATAACTAATTTTCCTTAaacataatattaattaattttgcATTATCTGTAGCATGCTAGTTGTATTTGTGTTGCTTATATTGCTTCTTTCTAGCTGTAGTTATGTTTATTTTACCTTCCCCATGTTGGCAGTTGTAGTCAGGAGGAACTTGTGGGACCTGTGACTGAAAAGAAAGCCTTTTTATTGGTTATCCCCTGTGCTGTATCTGCAGAAATGTATAAACAAAGAACAGTCAGTTCCTGTTTAATAGCATGGATTTACTactctttcttctcttttatgCTGCTTTCAGGGCACTGCCAGTTCTATTAAATGTTTAGTCAACTTGACAGTACATTTGGCATAAGCACAGGTTTAGGCAGATATTTTGCTGGAAAATATTGTTTGGAATGTTGACTGGAttcttgttttttaaaggaaaaatgtaggtctctgtaggtcacaatgtaagtctctataaaaatatattgcataaaacagcctatatgtaaaaccctgcttgataaaatactttttttgtagtatgtgccattgagtaatcctaaatagaaaattgccatttttaaaaactaagggccacccctgggatcctacgattcacggtgcacacaaacaaagcaaacaaaccatacatgctagGCCACATGAGCCAactaatggacaaagttctgtcttttgtttcacacttcttcctgttacaattatttctggtcaggtgatctctgaggcagcacagaccatcacaaaatggtggctcagggTAAGAGATGCAGAGGGGCATTATTTtactttaatactgtatatattccagtatatattccagttcttaaatattttactttaataagatataaactgttgctataATCTGTTGCTTATAGGGGatctataatgaaaataaaaatttactataagcttcatctcactaaaataagacactttctaaatagaatCGATTAACAAATCAGtaccgtttatgaaataatcagtaCAGATAATAGTCACTCGATCTGGGTCAGATTTTGTTTGATAGGTCGGTCTAATATGTCTTTTTAATGggagctccctttcctagcagatgttttagagctaaCTCCGATAAACAACTCCAGCACACACAAAATAACTCACTCTGGCACATTACCCTGCATGCAGCAAAAGATGATTTCCAACAGAGGGCcatattcagttcagtgagaaaaagttatctcatggtttatcacgtgaaacgttatggacaagattcaattcatgGAGAAaagacttttctcctaattcagttcctttttttttcccatatagtTTTCACATAAAAAACAGTAAGATAAGTTTTGCTGAATTGAATAGCATCTCAAAtcgaatctcgtccatgagttttcacgtgttaaacctttttctcactgaattaaatctagAGATGGTTGTTTTAGAATAGTGAGCTCTCAtatattttctaggcaaaaggtgcacccccccaaacaatgtattagacctaactgtcaataaaaactgactccacctactgcataaATTGAAAAGAAAGAGAGATAGGTTGCTGATTGTCGGACAGTGAAGAGTAACCTTGTTATttaataaatggtacagaatgtataactggttatatttagaaagtttcttatttcagtgacatgaaacatattacatttttcatttttgtgatagatcccctttaagtatttattttgggggtaaagttttcctttagtaCAGAATATAAGTTATGCTCACAAAAGTGGCTATAAATGGCAGAATCACAGTGGCTTTTTTGTGATGTAACAGATCATTTTAGTTGTTTCTCAAGTTATTAACCTAGTCAAACTCCACTACCAGACAGCTTCTGGTTCTGGttagctctgtagaatacaataggTTTAAATTCCTGTGTAACAACAAAACCCTTTGTATTCTACAGAATTTATCTGCTATTTCAGACTGAATTGCTGTCCCAAAGCTACACAgcatataaactgtagtagtctttctgaatcaaacacaccagtttaaccagtgcagaagtacataatatttttattgcttaaaaacactttaaatttttaatgttacttttcctttaaaagtgatCAGCTAGACAGCAAGCCCTTTTCAGGAGACACATACACCCCTTATTGTTGCCCTCTCTCTTTTTATGTTATGTCTGTCCTTATTTCTAACATGACAGATTTTAAATGAGATCTCCTAACCTAACCTATCTTCTTTTTCTTCAACAGTGTGTTAATTAAACTGATTTCTAGTTTATATCTATTCTTTGCAATGCATTAGCCTAGTACCAATGGTTTGATGAACTAATTAGATTAAACCAGTAAGATAACTTCTTAACTTTGACCCCAAAATTCATTTTATACTCTCAACAGACTTTAGAACCAACAATTTGCgattattgttattttaataatgattaaTGATGACATTAATGATATATTGAAAATagaggcagtccccgggttacatATGAGATAATGTCTGTAAATATAATGTGTTGCCCTGCatttgtaaaactgctgtgtttgctttagaaacactactattgtttatataaataagctgctgtatagcaatgggggcagccatttaaaggagaaaaagctcaggttacacagcagatagcagataagctctgtagaacataatgatgttatctgttatccactatttaacctgtgccataaagtcATAGCTATACAGAAGCAAAGCCCTTTGACAAAGCCCTCTAGGGGTGGCAGTTGGCTTCATTCAGCAAACTTGATCCGAACTTGACGTGTGGGTGGATGCGTTATGCAAGTCATTACGATACAGACAGGCTAATTAATTAATTGTGAGTACATGGTAACCTTGTTTGGTGATGACTAGGATTCACTAGTAACAGGGATTAGGCCACACAATTGttggtgcctctgagaggacatagTGATAGGAAACCTGTACTGGCACACCAAACTTGGTTCATTCATGCCTGATTTGCAACGGTTCCTGACAGATTATATGACTGCATCGCATCCATTTCTCACTTCACAAAAGAGATTTATAAGCGTATACGCTATATAAAAAACCaacatatttttatctttctgtgctccccagtagacaacacacaccagaggagGTTGgagcaggtggtttattaaagctaaatgctaataaaagtcaagcaaaccatactatgttactgtaatagctcccgtctgtaagtgtgagttgtatgtaagttgggtcTATGTAACTTGAGGACTGCATGTATACCAGATTACTAAGAATTGTTTACAGTATGTTTTACAATGATGGCAAATTATACAACAAAAGCAAAATCTAAAAACCTGTTCTAGTACTGCATTAAGAACAATACCAGCATCTGAATGaataccacaaaataaaaaaggcagaCATTCCAGGGATTTGGCACATGATTCTACAATCAAGTCAGCAATTTTGAAACAAATGGAAAACATTCATGTGATTCAGAGTAGTTTTCTAGTCCATTATTTCTATCTATTATGTGGGACAGatgttttatatacaaataatactAGAATGTCATCAACCTTATTATCAGATATTTcaagtctatctatctatctatctatctatctatctatctatctatctatctatcatctatcatctatctatctacagtgaaaactcaattttaagttttctcttattttacaatgttttttgttatacaccaatatataatacatttccctaattcTACATTTATCTGGATTGTGCACCATTtgtttctggttccctgaaaaaatgtaaaaaaaagtatctatctatctatcatctatctatctatctatctatctatctatctatctatctatctatcatctatctatctatctatctatctatctatctatctatctatctatctatctatctatctcatctatctgtctatctatctatctcatctttcttatctatccatctatctcatctatctatctatctatctatctatctatctatctatctatctatctatctatctatctaatctttcttatctatccatctatctcatctatctattatcaatgTCACTCCGGGGAACTTGATTCTACCATTCAAATGGCAACTAACTTTGTTTGGTTATGTTCAACCTTGGAAACCTATGCTAATAATTTCTGACATGTAGCTCTTTTGTTGCCATTGCTTCCATAGAGATTCAGCAGTTGGTGATACACAGTCACTACACATGCAGGTGACTGGAGAAGTTCTAGCAGGGCAGAAAGCCACAAACTAAGTTGTTGGGAAGATGGCATCCTATGATGGTGCCAGGTTGAAAATCAATAAGCTCCTCAGTATGACCCACTTTTGTACCAATGTTAGTTGCTGGATATTAGATGGTTGCTGTTCCTGCAATGGGTGTGCCTTCAATTTTCACTAATTAGAATGGGGCATTCTATTTATAAATCTCTAACTTTCTTAAGTTTTCAGGCAACTCTGTATCATCCAGAAGGATGGCAAGGACTAATTTATGTTGACAAAACATTGGTCCCACACCTACAATGTCCTATCTGACAAATGAAATACCTATCTTAGCAATGATATTTCAGAATTCTATAATATTGGGTCACATTGTGGACAAACCCAAAACGTGGATCACAGCTCTAGTGTATAGAAAATAAAAGAGCATAGGTGTATCATTCGTTTTATATGTTAGATATGTGGCTTGTTGTTGACTTTGATTATGCATTATGCAGGCACTCATCTGATTTCACTGAATGATAGATGCAAATAACTAATtacaccatatacagtataccagtGTGCAGTGTTTGAgtgcttgaaaaaaaatttgacagcCTTATCTATAATAGACAGTTATTTTTTGAAGATCTGCAAAGTGTAGGTTTTTTCCATTTGTTATCcaagtttgttttgttttgaaagGACAGGGTGGTTGGTCTACCGTGAGTCCTCAACAACAGtattgtttttttggttgaagatgTTGGAAAGGACAGCTCTGAACACCAACGAGGTGTGAATAAACAAGTAAATTATATGGAAGGGCTCAGTCATTAGGAAGGTTTGTCCAAATTGGGAATGATTACAGTAAAAAGGGGAACTCCGCTTGAAGCCTCGAAGGAAGTGCCCTCCTCGACAAATTTCAGAGGCTTCTCATGGGGGTTATTCACCTAATGGATTAACTAGAAGTTAGGTTTTGGTTACACAAAGAGGTTGAACGTGGTGGATACATGTCTGCCTCATCTTTATGTGTGTAGTAATACATTATGCTTGTAATACACATGTAAGTCCTGTATTACAGCATATGTATTGCTAAAGAGTCAAGAGAACAAGTGGCTGACTAAGTTGCATAACAAGGAAGGAGAAAGGAGGAAGTTGTAGGACAGTGGGAtgtaagtattattattattattattattattaacatgtatttatatagcgccaacatattgcatagcactgtgtaTGGGATTTATTGTAATGCTTAGGGATCTGGATTTTTACAGATATGGGGTCTTTCCATATTGTGAAGCATCATTCcttaaagggctagttcacctttaaattactttttattcaaatatttaaagtgatattttgagataatttggaattgctcttaattttttatactttgtgttttttttatttagcaggtctttttgtttagcagttctccagtttggaattttagcagctaggCTGCTAGGATGCAAACTTACTTTAAGCAGTAGTTTGAATTAAATTACCTGTGCTCAGTCTAAGTGCCAGCTAATTAAACTATGCCTGTAAGTAGTTCCTGGTTCTAAAGGCAGTTTTACACAAAGCACAAAAAAGAAATTGTCAGTACTCGGTCTAACCCATACTATCGTGTTAACTAGCTGCTAGATAAGAAGccattatttgtacacaaaataTAAAGAAAGGCTGCTGGCTTATGGGTcgcctttaaaaaaatcattgttacaATAATATGTAACATATATTTATGAATAGGACAGGATATTCATAAAATATAACAATTACAATAAAACTGTAGGTTCACAGAGAAATAGATTTTTGAGTTGTgggtccatttgaaagctggagacagaattaaaaaaatataaagacctAGTGAAAAGTAAATAgtacattgtataacatactaaagctaaacttaaagggaatgttcaaCTTTTGGAAAGTCCTACAACAGTTTTAGGGACTTAGCAAAATGACctatattgattttaaaaagtggctcctttattcattaaaattaatTGTTTATTCAATTTGGGTGCAGTGCAGGTGCAGAGATTGGCAGCCGGGAGAGTGCAATAGTCAGTAAGAATGAAGAAAAGTCTTACTTTGGATGTGCGATTGATCTTTGTTCCACTACAGATGGGCTT from the Xenopus laevis strain J_2021 chromosome 9_10L, Xenopus_laevis_v10.1, whole genome shotgun sequence genome contains:
- the cryga.12.L gene encoding gamma-crystallin M1-1, with protein sequence MGKISFYEARNFQGLSYECTNDNPDLQPHFNACNSIRVENGCWMIYERPNYMGHQYFLKRGEYPDFLQWQGLNDSIRSCRLISENLSSDGHKIKVYEMDDSKGEMMEFIEDCPNVYDRFCSHDIYSCTVLDGHWIFYELPNYRGKQYLLRPGQYKRFTDWGSMTAKVGSFRRVMEMF